The Pyrus communis chromosome 2, drPyrComm1.1, whole genome shotgun sequence genome includes a window with the following:
- the LOC137724417 gene encoding uncharacterized protein produces MESQKTELESSEEKSVTVDQNENAKNRLQSTEALAKALSSTLTTVIKDFDSKAQQTFASQDHLSQSLDRLTRELDKLLDDAPFLFIMQHAAKISAVRKRVSSLNSVLKSVQRRLDNIDRMLFVGVPNQHQQQQQHDKTATEHSGLQ; encoded by the exons ATGGAAAGCCAGAAAACCGAGCTGGAGTCATCAGAGGAGAAGAGTGTCACTGTCGACCAGAACGAGAACGCGAAGAACAGATTACAGTCGACGGAGGCGCTGGCAAAGGCGCTTTCGTCGACGCTCACCACCGTCATCAAAGACTTCGATTCCAAAGCTCAGCAGACCTTCGCTAGCCAGGACCACCTCTCTCAGTCGCTCGATCGCCTCACCCGCG AGCTGGATAAGTTGTTGGACGATGCTCCGTTTCTGTTCATCATGCAACACGCGGCGAAGATTTCCGCCGTTAGGAAGAGAGTTTCGTCGTTGAATTCGGTTCTCAAGTCCGTACAGCGCCGGCTTGATAACATTGACAGAATGCTGTTTGTTGGCGTCCCAAATCAGCatcagcagcaacaacaacacG ATAAGACGGCCACAGAACATTCAGGACTGCAGTAA